In Curtobacterium sp. TC1, the following proteins share a genomic window:
- a CDS encoding aldehyde dehydrogenase, translating to MDTMAMMKNMSMTDMPVEMDTDLMQDTMMAMNAASMAATMCSASDMRMGGEMATCAAMCSNTAMMADTGMRMMMRPAGMDLPSMQAMLMTVMTMGTMCAAECRKHMDMDESCRYCAMACDEMVAKCEAMLASMSA from the coding sequence ATGGACACGATGGCGATGATGAAGAACATGTCGATGACGGACATGCCCGTGGAGATGGACACGGACCTGATGCAGGACACGATGATGGCGATGAACGCCGCGTCGATGGCCGCGACGATGTGCTCCGCGAGCGACATGCGCATGGGCGGCGAGATGGCGACCTGCGCCGCGATGTGCTCCAACACGGCGATGATGGCCGACACCGGCATGCGGATGATGATGCGTCCGGCGGGCATGGACCTGCCGAGCATGCAGGCGATGCTCATGACCGTGATGACGATGGGCACGATGTGCGCCGCCGAGTGCCGGAAGCACATGGACATGGACGAGTCGTGCCGCTACTGCGCCATGGCCTGCGACGAGATGGTCGCGAAGTGCGAGGCGATGCTCGCCTCGATGTCTGCCTGA
- a CDS encoding nuclease — MSRTTILPIQRVMANAAPGAWRDGIVVETRPADAVVVFLDGGVTQLRVADADGFLSVGDPVAHHPVAEILSAGGRQTTARSA; from the coding sequence ATGTCCCGCACGACGATCCTTCCCATCCAGCGCGTCATGGCGAACGCGGCCCCCGGCGCATGGCGCGACGGCATCGTCGTCGAGACCCGTCCCGCCGACGCCGTCGTGGTGTTCCTGGACGGCGGCGTGACCCAGCTCCGGGTGGCGGACGCCGACGGCTTCCTGTCGGTCGGAGACCCGGTCGCCCACCACCCGGTGGCGGAGATCCTCAGTGCCGGCGGTCGTCAGACCACGGCGCGCAGCGCGTAG
- a CDS encoding exodeoxyribonuclease III: MRVATWNVNSVRTRVGRIVDWLVREDVDVLGMQEIKCKPEQFPVQAFEDAGYHVEAHGLNQWNGVAFASRLPMEDVTRDFPGQPGFLKGHEGPDLPVEARAIGVTVDGVRLWSLYVPNGREVGDPHYTYKLDWLAQLADRTAEWIAASPETPLALMGDWNVAPLDTDVWDVRVFEGHTHVSEPERAAFRAFETAGLQDVVRPIVPDGYTYWDYKQLRFPRNEGMRIDFVMGSQAFADVVTDASIHRNERKGDAPSDHVPVVVDLDLDTSLDDDRPMIF, from the coding sequence ATGCGCGTGGCGACCTGGAACGTGAACTCCGTCCGCACCCGAGTGGGGCGGATCGTCGACTGGCTGGTGCGCGAGGACGTCGACGTCCTCGGCATGCAGGAGATCAAGTGCAAGCCGGAGCAGTTCCCGGTGCAGGCGTTCGAGGACGCCGGCTACCACGTCGAGGCGCACGGCCTGAACCAGTGGAACGGTGTCGCGTTCGCCAGCCGGCTGCCGATGGAGGACGTCACCCGCGACTTCCCCGGCCAGCCCGGGTTCCTCAAGGGACACGAGGGTCCGGACCTGCCGGTCGAGGCCCGGGCCATCGGCGTCACCGTCGACGGCGTGCGGCTGTGGAGCCTGTACGTGCCGAACGGGCGCGAGGTCGGCGACCCGCACTACACGTACAAGCTCGACTGGCTCGCGCAGCTGGCCGACCGCACCGCCGAGTGGATCGCCGCGTCGCCGGAGACCCCGCTCGCACTCATGGGCGACTGGAACGTCGCGCCGCTCGACACCGACGTGTGGGACGTGCGGGTGTTCGAGGGGCACACCCACGTCAGCGAACCCGAGCGCGCCGCCTTCCGGGCGTTCGAGACGGCGGGGCTGCAGGACGTCGTCCGCCCGATCGTCCCCGACGGCTACACGTACTGGGACTACAAGCAGCTGCGCTTCCCGCGCAACGAGGGCATGCGCATCGACTTCGTGATGGGCTCGCAGGCCTTCGCCGACGTCGTCACCGATGCCTCGATCCACCGCAACGAACGCAAGGGCGACGCCCCGAGCGACCACGTCCCCGTGGTGGTCGACCTCGACCTGGACACGTCGCTCGACGACGACCGTCCGATGATCTTCTGA
- a CDS encoding Asp23/Gls24 family envelope stress response protein: MASTTNRVDGTVTTGTTTTQVTAKGKTIIDDTVVAKVAGIAARDVPGVFALGGNAARAFGAIRDAIGSSALGQGVRVEVGETQVAVDLTIVVDYPTPMMDVATAVRVAVTNAVTELVGLEVTEVNIAINDVNIPALNGTVDDLDGRDVREGRVR, from the coding sequence ATGGCATCGACGACGAACCGCGTCGACGGGACCGTGACGACCGGCACCACCACCACCCAGGTCACGGCCAAGGGCAAGACGATCATCGACGACACCGTCGTCGCCAAGGTCGCGGGCATCGCCGCACGTGACGTCCCCGGCGTCTTCGCCCTCGGCGGCAACGCTGCCAGGGCCTTCGGCGCCATCCGCGACGCCATCGGCTCGAGCGCGCTCGGCCAGGGGGTCCGGGTCGAGGTCGGCGAGACCCAGGTCGCCGTCGACCTGACGATCGTCGTGGACTACCCGACGCCGATGATGGACGTCGCCACCGCGGTGCGCGTAGCCGTCACGAACGCCGTCACCGAGCTCGTCGGGCTCGAGGTCACCGAGGTCAACATCGCGATCAACGACGTGAACATCCCTGCGTTGAACGGCACGGTCGACGACCTGGACGGTCGCGACGTCCGCGAGGGCCGGGTCCGGTGA
- a CDS encoding DUF2273 domain-containing protein, translating to MNATVVGMGVGALLAIVAVTLGFWAFVVVAVCMAVGGLVARIVAGDVDVRRLVDVLRGRRSSS from the coding sequence GTGAACGCCACCGTCGTCGGGATGGGCGTCGGGGCCCTCCTCGCGATCGTCGCGGTGACCCTCGGGTTCTGGGCATTCGTCGTCGTCGCCGTGTGCATGGCGGTCGGCGGCCTGGTCGCCCGCATCGTCGCCGGTGACGTCGACGTGCGTCGTCTCGTCGACGTGCTGCGCGGACGCCGGAGCTCGTCGTGA
- a CDS encoding aminoglycoside 3'-phosphotransferase, whose protein sequence is MVRSIGGLPGPDAVVPVPRVVAAAARGREVDLVWHNEIGGTTFRIGPDEHADEFVKVLPHAYGRWIGNEAARLEWASRYVRVPEVLDHGADDDGVWLHTRAVPGWSAVDPRWHDEPRTAVIAVGEGLRAFHDTLPVDDCPFAWSTVARLDRARAAGADTDRLGPEPPGDRVVVCHGDPCTPNTLIGADGRWSGHVDLDATGVADRWADLAVATMALGWNYGPGWEPLFHEAYGVPDDPERTAWYRALWNVDVDDV, encoded by the coding sequence GTGGTGCGGTCGATCGGCGGGTTACCGGGTCCGGACGCCGTCGTCCCCGTGCCGCGCGTGGTCGCCGCGGCCGCCCGGGGCCGCGAGGTCGACCTGGTCTGGCACAACGAGATCGGCGGCACGACCTTCCGGATCGGCCCCGACGAGCACGCCGACGAGTTCGTGAAGGTCCTGCCGCACGCCTACGGCCGGTGGATCGGCAACGAGGCCGCGCGACTCGAGTGGGCGTCGCGGTACGTGCGGGTGCCCGAGGTGCTCGACCACGGTGCGGACGACGACGGTGTCTGGCTGCACACCCGTGCCGTCCCCGGGTGGAGTGCCGTCGATCCCCGCTGGCACGACGAACCCCGGACCGCGGTGATCGCGGTCGGCGAGGGGCTCCGCGCGTTCCACGACACCCTGCCGGTGGACGACTGCCCCTTCGCGTGGTCGACCGTGGCGCGGCTCGACCGTGCTCGTGCGGCGGGTGCCGACACGGACCGCCTGGGCCCGGAGCCGCCCGGTGACCGCGTCGTGGTGTGCCACGGAGACCCGTGCACGCCCAACACGCTCATCGGTGCCGACGGCCGGTGGAGCGGGCACGTCGACCTGGACGCCACGGGTGTCGCGGACCGCTGGGCCGACCTGGCGGTGGCGACGATGGCGCTGGGGTGGAACTACGGGCCCGGGTGGGAGCCGCTGTTCCACGAGGCGTACGGGGTGCCCGACGATCCGGAGCGGACTGCGTGGTACCGGGCGTTGTGGAACGTCGATGTCGACGACGTCTGA
- a CDS encoding alpha/beta hydrolase, with protein sequence MGIEFDDAAASRLVDCAVEVALTLRASAGPRRSTAEAALLDFDGAYARLFEAARVTESADRVRLAKELESLADQLRIVQRQADEERQRSADLAAWQRREADRELVRIAGGVPMQPVLDWSSAVFDPKPSSTPKRPSPVSATFSARTRQRTGGGRSGGRSSADPTRLRQFSATARAQDASTEQDMVRVRNAWTAFTSRCSWVPIDGATLPRGFGDYLAENAEDASWTDRVADAFSAAGGGSLADTALDAAAASTLPPGLQRLLDSSLTPAEVAAIWAALGFTDADVRALPLTTQLQFAGLDGVPAAQRDIASRAVLSAAVRDPERLYRLMGLAYTYGAVSLDEFREQVIALRDGLNRADQLAGRLKAPSAAVAQLVGFGVSNGALVAAVALGDLDTASNVTVNVPGAMTTLDSMGEKVRAAKGLLETAWKHRQSESFAVVSWIGYRAPGVIEVPRQDRAHAGGANLASFLDGIHDSRSTAPRSVTVLGHSYGSTTAAEALAQTRHRVDSFVTYGSVGFTDTTTPEHLNVGRVYATEGAEDHTARFGRIGRTDPRDLRDVGTFSAEAAPGSKAVTGHDMYPDSGVGYLSRDATSQHTIAKIIATGKP encoded by the coding sequence ATGGGGATCGAGTTCGACGACGCAGCGGCGTCGCGGTTGGTCGATTGCGCGGTCGAGGTGGCACTCACGCTGCGAGCCAGCGCCGGACCGCGTCGGAGCACCGCCGAGGCCGCGCTCCTCGACTTCGACGGCGCGTACGCGCGACTGTTCGAGGCTGCTCGCGTGACGGAGTCCGCCGACCGCGTCCGGCTGGCGAAGGAGCTCGAGAGCTTGGCCGATCAGCTCCGCATCGTGCAACGGCAGGCGGACGAGGAACGGCAGCGATCGGCGGACCTGGCCGCGTGGCAGCGGCGCGAAGCCGACCGTGAGCTCGTGCGCATCGCCGGTGGCGTGCCGATGCAACCTGTGCTCGACTGGAGCAGCGCGGTCTTCGACCCGAAGCCGTCCAGCACACCGAAGCGCCCGTCACCGGTCTCCGCGACCTTCAGCGCCCGGACGCGCCAGCGCACCGGCGGTGGTCGCTCCGGCGGACGCAGCAGTGCCGACCCGACCAGGCTGCGGCAGTTCAGCGCGACCGCCCGCGCGCAGGACGCCTCGACGGAACAGGACATGGTCCGGGTGCGCAACGCCTGGACCGCGTTCACGAGCCGGTGCAGCTGGGTCCCCATCGACGGCGCGACGCTGCCGCGCGGGTTCGGCGACTACCTCGCCGAGAACGCCGAGGACGCGTCCTGGACCGACCGGGTCGCGGACGCCTTCAGCGCTGCCGGCGGGGGCTCCCTGGCGGACACCGCGCTCGACGCCGCCGCTGCCTCGACGCTCCCACCAGGGCTGCAGCGGCTGCTCGATTCGTCGCTGACCCCGGCCGAGGTCGCAGCGATCTGGGCAGCGCTCGGCTTCACCGACGCCGACGTCCGCGCGCTGCCGCTCACCACGCAGCTGCAGTTCGCGGGGCTCGACGGGGTTCCCGCCGCGCAGCGCGACATCGCATCTCGCGCAGTACTCTCCGCAGCCGTGCGGGATCCGGAGCGGCTGTACCGGCTGATGGGACTGGCCTACACCTACGGGGCGGTCAGCCTCGACGAGTTCCGGGAGCAGGTCATCGCGCTCCGTGACGGGCTCAACCGCGCTGATCAGCTCGCAGGTCGCCTGAAGGCGCCCTCGGCAGCGGTCGCACAGTTGGTCGGGTTCGGCGTCTCGAACGGCGCGCTCGTCGCCGCCGTCGCGCTCGGCGACCTGGACACGGCGTCCAACGTGACCGTCAACGTGCCGGGTGCGATGACCACGCTCGACAGCATGGGTGAGAAGGTCCGTGCCGCCAAAGGCCTTCTGGAAACCGCGTGGAAGCATCGACAGTCAGAGTCGTTCGCGGTCGTGTCGTGGATCGGGTACCGCGCCCCGGGCGTCATCGAGGTTCCGCGGCAGGATCGCGCGCACGCGGGCGGAGCGAACCTGGCGTCCTTCCTCGATGGCATCCACGACAGCCGCAGCACGGCCCCGCGGTCCGTGACCGTCCTCGGACACTCCTACGGCTCCACCACCGCGGCCGAGGCGCTCGCGCAGACCCGGCACCGCGTGGACTCGTTCGTCACGTACGGCTCGGTCGGGTTCACCGACACCACCACGCCCGAGCACCTCAACGTGGGCCGTGTCTACGCGACCGAAGGCGCAGAGGACCACACCGCGAGATTCGGGAGGATCGGACGCACCGATCCCCGCGACCTGCGCGACGTCGGGACGTTCAGCGCGGAAGCCGCCCCGGGCAGCAAGGCCGTCACCGGCCACGACATGTACCCGGACAGCGGCGTCGGCTACCTGTCCCGTGACGCCACGTCGCAGCACACGATCGCGAAGATCATCGCCACCGGGAAGCCATGA
- a CDS encoding M23 family metallopeptidase yields the protein MSRPTSHRTPRASVRLRLAVTGLALAGLVGTVVVDAPTAQAVTYPTWDEVKNARGKESAKQGQITEIKGIISELDAEVEAAQAKAKELGQVFFDAQSDAQDAAEEEQKLRAKADEHAKVAEQSAAQAGQFAAQMARSGGADVTTSVLTKGDDARDLLYDLGALSKLSEQAERVQAAAAVDAGVTRSLEAQADRAAAELERLAAKAEARMQEAQAASDAVQTAYDEQQSNKARLDAQLATLVSGRVRTEAEFAKGERVRKAAEAKAAREAEARAARELAAAAAAANAGGGSSGGGGGSGSSGSGSGGSAGSGGGQGWVRPASGYVISPYGYRVHPIYGTVIKHDGTDLASGCSTPIVAASAGTVDYVGWYGGYGNYVRINHGNGVQTAYGHIVNGGFRVSTGQQVSAGQLIALVGSTGQSTGCHSHIEVHINGATTDPVPFMSARGVAF from the coding sequence ATGTCTCGCCCCACCAGCCACCGCACCCCTCGTGCCTCCGTGCGCCTCCGCCTCGCCGTCACCGGCCTGGCACTCGCAGGCCTCGTCGGCACGGTCGTCGTCGATGCGCCCACTGCCCAGGCGGTCACCTACCCCACGTGGGATGAGGTCAAGAACGCCCGCGGCAAGGAATCCGCCAAGCAGGGGCAGATCACCGAGATCAAGGGCATCATCAGCGAGCTCGACGCCGAGGTCGAGGCCGCCCAGGCGAAGGCGAAGGAGCTCGGGCAGGTGTTCTTCGACGCCCAGTCCGATGCGCAGGACGCTGCCGAAGAAGAGCAGAAGCTCCGCGCGAAGGCCGACGAGCACGCGAAGGTCGCCGAGCAGAGCGCCGCGCAGGCCGGCCAGTTCGCCGCCCAGATGGCCCGCTCCGGCGGCGCCGACGTCACGACCTCGGTGCTGACCAAGGGCGACGATGCGCGCGACCTGCTCTACGACCTCGGTGCACTGAGCAAGCTGTCGGAACAGGCCGAGCGCGTCCAGGCCGCCGCAGCCGTCGACGCCGGCGTCACCCGTTCGCTCGAAGCCCAGGCCGACCGTGCCGCAGCGGAGCTCGAGCGGCTCGCCGCGAAGGCCGAGGCCCGCATGCAAGAGGCACAGGCCGCTTCCGACGCCGTGCAGACCGCGTACGACGAACAGCAGTCGAACAAGGCCCGGCTCGACGCCCAGCTCGCGACCCTGGTCTCCGGCCGCGTCCGCACCGAAGCCGAGTTCGCCAAGGGCGAGCGCGTCCGCAAGGCAGCCGAGGCGAAGGCCGCGCGCGAGGCCGAGGCCCGTGCCGCCCGAGAACTGGCCGCGGCGGCTGCGGCAGCGAACGCCGGCGGCGGATCGTCCGGAGGCGGTGGTGGCTCCGGCAGCAGCGGCTCGGGCAGTGGCGGCTCCGCCGGCTCGGGTGGCGGTCAGGGCTGGGTCCGTCCGGCCAGCGGCTACGTGATCAGCCCGTACGGCTACCGCGTGCACCCGATCTACGGCACCGTCATCAAGCACGACGGCACCGACCTGGCCAGCGGCTGCTCGACGCCGATCGTCGCCGCGTCGGCCGGCACCGTCGACTACGTCGGCTGGTACGGCGGCTACGGCAACTACGTCCGCATCAACCACGGCAACGGCGTCCAGACGGCCTACGGTCACATCGTCAACGGCGGGTTCCGGGTCAGCACCGGACAGCAGGTCTCCGCAGGGCAGCTCATCGCGCTCGTCGGCTCGACCGGCCAGTCCACCGGGTGCCACAGCCACATCGAGGTCCACATCAACGGCGCCACGACCGACCCGGTGCCGTTCATGTCCGCGCGGGGCGTCGCCTTCTAG
- the pyrE gene encoding orotate phosphoribosyltransferase: MTDAREQLIQYISSEAVFHGDFTLTSGKKATYYIDLRKVSLDHRVAPLIGQVMTELVQQVPDVSAVGGLTMGADPIASAVLHQAAAQGLTYDAFVVRKEPKDHGRGKQVEGPDLTGKRVVVLEDTSTTGGSPLKAAEALEREGAIVAAVAVVVDRDTGAKETIEAAGYPYFAAIGLADLGLTA, encoded by the coding sequence GTGACCGACGCGCGCGAACAGTTGATCCAGTACATCTCCTCCGAAGCGGTGTTCCACGGCGACTTCACCCTGACCAGCGGGAAGAAGGCGACGTACTACATCGACCTGCGGAAGGTCAGCCTGGACCACCGGGTCGCGCCGCTGATCGGACAGGTCATGACCGAGCTCGTGCAGCAGGTGCCCGACGTCTCGGCCGTCGGCGGCCTCACCATGGGCGCCGACCCCATCGCCAGCGCCGTGCTGCACCAGGCCGCCGCACAGGGCCTCACCTACGACGCCTTCGTCGTCCGCAAGGAGCCGAAGGACCACGGCCGCGGCAAGCAGGTCGAGGGCCCGGACCTCACGGGTAAGCGCGTCGTCGTGCTCGAGGACACCTCCACCACCGGCGGCTCGCCGCTCAAGGCGGCCGAGGCGCTCGAGCGCGAAGGCGCGATCGTCGCGGCCGTCGCGGTCGTCGTCGACCGCGACACCGGCGCCAAGGAGACCATCGAGGCAGCCGG